GCTGTTGGCCAGCACGTGGTTGTTGGACAGGATCAATCGCACCCCGGTCCGCCGGTCGCGCACCAGGCATCCGAACGTGCCCGCCGTCACCCGGAAGTGACTGATGCTGACCCCGCCCGGCGCCGGACGCCAGCGGAGGTCGCGGGGTTTCTGGATCCGCAGGTCACCGACTTCGAGGACATCGGTGGGCACGCCGTCAATCTCCGTCGGGACCAGCGCCTGGACCTCGAGCCCCGCCAGCGGAACCTTGCGCCGGACCAGGGTCACCAGGCAGACCTGATCGGTGAGACGTTTGCCCACTGTGCGGTAGCCGGTCCCTACGCCGACTACATTGGGTTTTGCCAGCAGCACCGCCTGGTAGGCCGCCTTGGCCTGAGCGACCCGCACGAGATCGTCCATGGGACCCTCCGCTCGCCACGAGTATATGCCCGAAAGCAAGCGGAGCACCGGATGGCGATCCGATGCTCCGCCGGTGGGCGATTCGGCTGCCGCTAGCGCCTTCGGTCGAGCGGCACCCACTTCCGATCGGTGGGGCCGACGTACACCGACTGCGGCCGAATCAGTCGGTCTTCCTTGATCTGTTCGAGGACATGCGCCGTCCAGCCACCAACCCGCGAGATGGCGAACGTCGGGGTGAACAGCTCGACCTCAAGCCCGATGCCATGTAGCACC
This Anaerolineales bacterium DNA region includes the following protein-coding sequences:
- a CDS encoding citrate synthase (catalyzes the formation of citrate from acetyl-CoA and oxaloacetate), with product VLHGIGLEVELFTPTFAISRVGGWTAHVLEQIKEDRLIRPQSVYVGPTDRKWVPLDRRR